The Andrena cerasifolii isolate SP2316 chromosome 15, iyAndCera1_principal, whole genome shotgun sequence genome includes a window with the following:
- the LOC143377113 gene encoding facilitated trehalose transporter Tret1 → MAQPLSCNGDMNSNEEKTSPAVLNGNYETAPISKFRQALPQCFAVSAKNLLMVTFGSTLGFSTILIPELQRTNSEIPVTKDELTWISSLNLFLVPIGSFVSGPISQYLGRKRTMMLTTIPFITAWIIFHYASNAGMLFIALALTGLTGGLLEAPVMTYVAEVTQPHLRGMLSATASMSIILGIFTQMLGGKLAHWRTVALVNLTYPLICLIALCIVPESPYWLAAKRRLPEAERALCWLRGWVSPAQVQSEFLAVCQEVHQPAEEREKVWRCFKRKTFYKPFFLIATAFFMCAFGGSTTLQTFAVVIFGRLKAPIDQYTAAVFLGLAQLVGTLICVFAIHFTGKRKLNFFSICGTGLSFGLSAVYGYLTDSHMINGENFTWLPTTLMIGAAFLSHVGIRLLPWVLAGEVFPVQVRCSATGAAASIGYIFNSIANKTFLYMVSGMSLAGTFFFYALINVFGGILLYFILPETEGRTLKEIEDHYADVQSLKNKPKKEKLQFKEKWAATNTAVICDDSESKL, encoded by the exons ATGGCACAACCCCTATCCTGCAACGGAGATATGAACAG TAATGAAGAAAAGACTTCCCCAGCTGTATTGAACGGCAATTACGAGACTGCCCCGATATCGAAATTTCGACAAGCCCTGCCACAATGTTTTGCTGTCTCCGCGAAGAATCTCCTGATGGTCACTTTTGGAAGCACACTGGGATTCTCCACAATCCTGATTCCGGAATTGCAAAGAACAAATTCAGAGATACCAGTCACCAAGGACGAGCTGACGTGGATCA GTAGCTTGAACCTGTTCCTGGTGCCAATCGGTAGCTTCGTGAGCGGCCCCATATCACAGTACCTGGGTCGAAAGCGGACCATGATGTTGACCACCATCCCGTTCATAACAGCCTGGATCATCTTCCACTACGCCAGTAACGCCGGGATGCTGTTCATCGCGTTGGCCTTAACAGGTCTAACCGGTGGCCTGCTCGAGGCGCCCGTGATGACCTACGTCGCAGAGGTGACGCAGCCCCACCTCAGGGGCATGCTATCCGCCACCGCGAGCATGTCCATCATCCTGGGCATCTTCACGCAGATGCTGGGAGGGAAGCTGGCCCACTGGAGAACCGTGGCCCTGGTCAACTTGACCTATCCACTCATCTGCCTCATCGCCCTCTGCATAGTCCCAGAGAGCCCGTACTGGCTTGCAG CTAAACGTCGGTTACCAGAAGCCGAGCGGGCTCTGTGTTGGCTCCGAGGCTGGGTGAGCCCGGCCCAGGTGCAGTCAGAGTTCCTGGCCGTCTGCCAGGAGGTCCACCAGCCTGCCGAGGAAAGGGAGAAGGTGTGGAGGTGCTTCAAAAGGAAAACTTTCTACAAGCCCTTCTTCCTAATCGCCACTGCCTTCTTCATGTGCGCCTTTGGCGGCAGCACCACCCTGCAGACCTTCGCGGTAGTGATATTTGGCAGACTGAAGGCACCGATCGACCAGTACACCGCCGCAGTGTTCCTCGGCCTGGCCCAGCTTGTGGGCACACTGATCTGCGTGTTCGCGATCCACTTCACTGGCAAGCGGAAGCTGAACTTCTTCTCCATCTGCGGCACCGGCCTCAGCTTCGGCCTGTCCGCTGTCTACGGCTACTTGACCGACAGCCATATGATAAATGGGGAGAACTTCACCTGGCTGCCCACTACGCTCATGATTGGCGCCGCGTTCCTCTCCCACGTGGGCATCAGGCTGCTCCCTTGGGTCCTCGCTGGGGAGGTGTTCCCTGTCCAG GTGAGATGCAGCGCCACGGGGGCCGCTGCCTCCATAGGCTACATCTTCAACTCCATAGCGAACAAGACCTTCCTCTACATGGTGAGCGGGATGTCCCTGGCTGGAACCTTCTTCTTCTACGCTCTGATCAACGTGTTCGGCGGTATTCTGCTGTACTTCATCCTACCGGAGACTGAGGGCAGGACCTTGAAGGAGATCGAAGACCATTACGCTGACGTGCAGAGCCTGAAAAACAAACCTAAAAAGGAGAAGCTGCAGTTTAAGGAGAAGTGGGCTGCCACGAACACAGCTGTGATCTGTGATGACAGTGAGAGCAAACTCTGA
- the Scap gene encoding SREBP cleavage activating protein — translation MFRSLPDRVAGLYYSHGLFCSSHPVTVISLAISVILLCCYPLVNLPMPGNAPRTIINHTVVPENNTENSVFYVQQVVLRVGVIPWTEELTLMDAFRGPLYEIFNLLEIIQNYQHPDTLKTLGQVCLHIESVKKRNAKKPEVLPEYNCLVLSPANLWQRSIELYAQDTNLINTIYSYQNLQKGKISLAEIMFGMSLKETGIKRYPIRLRQRILQCAVTIYLKDYDPEFIKGLQNRLRSYYPLHQAEGDNDTYVPADETLHIFYPGEFNYSDFFPLMMTFHALFFYVYFSVRKIELVKSKIGIAFGATFTVISSLSMTVGACFFFGLTLSLSGKEVFPYLVIIVGLENVLVLTKSVVSTPPHLDVKIRVAQALAKEGWSITKNLLTEVTILTIGLFTFVPAIQEFCIFAIVGLVNDFFLQMVFFSTILAIDIRRTELSSETSKFHLPNIPTMRKQQFTTTITNRKPNIFRSKSHPRLNGLSNGPTNVIAPNTQNTHTLGKIPKRLRIVHFWARTRIFQRAFMVWMVVWISMIIYNSGIVEHVIHLSETLKTESDIDGYTVDRPHSVNNYVEINTMKPLSMPSATVAPDHLNRQGDLTNNVTEELNKLRPIDFPPWNRLSLYHWSSILSMYNISAAGGRITILPTVKLSHAVSPQLVKQISNPNDVQHFQWQSLATAALDPLDFSDMELPTRSEGRGFNADAPFIPSSPMEIFLAALLCLISVIVVAYTMVVLYRCICSRNYAEWRASWHQPEKAHDSATQLVLETLPLVLEGHSQEVECIATDSNTVASTCLAGHIRIWDPISGEQLAHIDRKQFFSSPQKNLSHAAPDVDELMSDYESGSPPSRGEMEATTSFGLYSAVHYRKSSPGLCNVQKAQSRNKRHSMGNTLDYDYQMNEFSVEKQKQLRRSLDNAYDIPDLKSAINIKFSSMKHSPTQRNYEQGFDFGDHYKHLFEEHNKSIDELQKSESYEQLCSPTAKLHASGFVDSMSSLTTDRTMQISHVSPIWCMDYQENLIVVGCANGSLEFWEGTTGRFKCLFDDGSGLGISAVKFVGSRVVAAKLNGSVDFLQLESYSEGQQIDWGFTSYRRTHVRTGSAGSPMDINNMMQSEEDLRCMKIGSHRAHQQAITVLDSEGGRVLTGSQDHTLKVYRLEDQLPLYTLHGHCGPISCLFIDRMSPMTSGSGSQDGLLCVWDLLTGTCMYSIQAHDGAVAAITCSVSYVISIGADERLCVWERFQGHLLHALPAHRSAYSLQLVMLTHHLLITSNQGSLVVWDVRTGEPVREVRLGHKDGCIFVKQMLALRDSVVCDFGRQLRIIRFPLVSDKLD, via the exons ATGTTCCGCAGTTTACCAGACAGGGTGGCTGGGCTGTATTATAGCCACGGCCTGTTCTGCTCCTCTCATCCTGTAACTGTTATTTCATTGGCGATCTCAGTTATATTGCTATGCTG CTACCCTTTGGTCAATTTGCCAATGCCTGGCAACGCGCCAAGAACTATAATCAATCATACTGTTGTACCTGAAAACAATACTGAGAACTCAGTGTTCTACGTGCAACAAGTGGTACTGAGAGTGGGAGTCATTCCGTGGACGGAAGAGCTTACGTTAATGGATGCTTTCCGGGGTCCACtttacgaaatatttaatcttctaGAGATCATACAGAATTATCAGCATCCAGACAC ATTAAAGACACTTGGTCAAGTGTGCTTGCACATCGAGTCTGTTAAGAAAAGAAATGCCAAGAAGCCAGAAGTTCTGCCGGAATACAACTGCCTTGTCCTCTCGCCTGCGAACTTATGGCAGCGGAGCATCGAGTTGTACGCGCAGGACACAAATCTTATAAACACTATATATTCGTATCAG AATCTGCAGAAGGGTAAAATTAGTTTGGCAGAAATCATGTTTGGGATGAGCCTGAAAGAAACTGGGATAAAACGATACCCGATTCGCCTTCGACAGAGGATTCTACAATGCGCAGTGACTATTTATTTAAAGGACTACGATCCCGA ATTTATAAAAGGGCTGCAGAACAGGCTGAGAAGTTATTATCCCCTTCACCAAGCGGAAGGCGATAATGACACGTACGTGCCCGCGGACGAGACGCTGCACATCTTTTATCCCGGGGAATTTAATTACAGCGACTTCTTCCCTCTGATGATGACCTTTCACGCTCTGTTCTTCTACGTTTATTTCTCGGTGCGGAAGATAGAGTTAGTGAAGTCGAAGATCGGCATAGCGTTCGGCGCAACTTTCACGGTGATAAGTTCGCTGTCCATGACGGTGGGCGCGTGCTTTTTCTTCGGCTTAACGTTAAGCCTGAGTGGGAAAGAAGTATTCCCGTATCTGGTGATCATCGTAGGGCTGGAAAATGTTCTGGTGTTGACGAAAAGCGTGGTGAGTACCCCGCCGCATTTGGACGTGAAGATACGAGTCGCTCAGGCTCTGGCCAAAGAAGGTTGGTCCATTACGAAGAACCTGCTGACGGAGGTGACAATCTTGACGATTGGATTGTTCACGTTCGTGCCAGCCATACAAGAGTTCTGTATATTCGCTATTGTCGGGTTGGTCAACGACTTCTTCCTCCAAATGGTGTTCTTCTCCACGATTCTTGCTATCGACATCAGGCGCACAGAGCTGTCCAGCGAAACGTCTAAATTCCATTTGCCAAATATCCCAACCATGCGGAAACAGCAGTTCACGACAACTATAACAAACAGAAAGCCAAACATCTTTCGATCGAAGTCCCACCCGAGATTGAACGGCTTGTCCAATGGCCCGACGAATGTGATAGCTCCGAACACGCAGAACACTCATACGCTGGGCAAGATCCCGAAGCGTTTGCGCATAGTGCATTTCTGGGCCAGGACGAGGATATTTCAACGCGCCTTCATGGTGTGGATGGTGGTCTGGATCAGCATGATCATTTATAATTCCGGCATCGTTGAGCACGTCATACACTTAAGCGAAACGTTGAAGACGGAATCCGACATCGACGGATATACCGTAGACAGGCCTCACTCCGTAAACAATTACGTCGAGATAAATACTATGAAACCGTTATCGATGCCATCCGCTACTGTCGCCCCGGATCATTTAAATAGACAG GGCGATCTGACCAATAATGTTACCGAAGAGTTGAATAAATTAAGACCGATAGACTTTCCACCTTGGAACCGCTTGTCGCTTTATCACTGGTCATCGATTCTCTCTATGTACAATATTTCAGCTGCTGGCGGACGTATAACTATATTACCCACTGTAAAATTGTCCCACGCTGTGAGTCCACAGTTGGTCAAGCAAATTAGCAATCCGAACGACGTGCAGCATTTCCAGTGGCAGAGTCTTGCCACTGCCGCTCTCGATCCTTTAGACTTCTCTG ATATGGAGCTGCCAACCAGATCGGAAGGTCGAGGTTTTAACGCGGATGCTCCTTTCATTCCGTCGAGTCCGATGGAAATATTCTTGGCAGCCCTGCTCTGCCTGATTAGCGTGATCGTTGTCGCTTATACGATGGTTGTCCTTTACCGATGCATCTGCTCGAGGAATTACGCCGAATGGCGAGCTAGCTGGCACCAGCCGGAGAAAGCTCACGACTCAGCAACGCAGCTGGTCCTAGAGACCCTGCCGCTGGTCCTCGAAGGGCACTCTCAGGAAGTGGAATGCATCGCTACGGACAGCAACACCGTAGCCAGCACTTGTTTGGCAGGGCACATCAGGATATGGGACCCGATATCCGGCGAGCAACTAGCTCACATAGACAGAAAGCAGTTTTTCAGCAGCCCCCAAAAGAACTTGAGCCACGCGGCGCCGGATGTCGACGAGTTGATGTCGGACTACGAAAGCGGCTCGCCTCCTTCCAGGGGAGAAATGGAGGCCACCACTTCGTTCGGTCTGTATTCAGCTGTCCATTACAGAAAGTCCTCTCCTGGATTGTGCAACGTGCAGAAAGCGCAAAGCAGGAATAAGAGGCACTCCATGGGGAACACCTTGGACTACGACTATCAGATGAACGAGTTCAGCGTTGAGAAACAGAAACAGTTGCGCCGAAGTCTAGACAACGCTTACGACATACCCGACTTGAAATCAGCGATTAATATCAAATTCTCCTCGATGAAACACTCCCCAACCCAGCGGAATTACGAGCAAGGATTTGACTTCGGCGACCATTACAAGCACCTTTTCGAAGAACACAATAAGTCCATAGACGAGTTGCAGAAGTCGGAAAGCTACGAGCAATTGTGCAGCCCTACCGCGAAGCTCCATGCGTCGGGTTTCGTGGACAGCATGTCGTCGCTGACCACGGACAGGACCATGCAGATTTCGCACGTGTCTCCTATCTGGTGCATGGATTACCAGGAGAACCTCATCGTTGTGGGGTGCGCTAACGGTAGTTTAGAGTTTTGGGAGGGCACCACAGGTAGATTCAAA TGTTTATTTGACGACGGGTCAGGGCTTGGAATATCCGCTGTGAAATTCGTTGGCAGCAGGGTAGTGGCAGCTAAGTTGAATGGTTCTGTCGACTTCCTGCAACTAGAGAGCTACAGCGAAGGCCAGCAGATCGACTGGGGTTTTACTTCGTACAGGAGAA CTCACGTCAGAACGGGAAGCGCTGGCTCGCCTATGGACATAAATAACATGATGCAATCCGAGGAGGACCTTCGTTGCATGAAGATTGGTTCTCATCGAGCGCATCAGCAAGCAATAACTGTACTCGATAGCGAGGGTGGTCGCGTTTTAACTGGTAGCCAGGACCACACTCTTAAAGTGTATAG ACTAGAAGACCAGCTGCCATTGTATACCCTTCATGGACACTGCGGGCCAATATCGTGTCTTTTTATTGACCGAATGAGTCCTATGACATCCGGTAGCGGATCTCAAGACGGGCTGTTATGTGTTTGGGATCTTCTAACTG GAACATGCATGTACAGTATACAGGCCCACGACGGCGCTGTGGCCGCTATTACGTGTTCCGTGTCTTATGTGATAAGCATTGGAGCTGATGAAAGGTTATGTGTGTGGGAACGATTTCAGGGACACTTACTACATGCTCTTCCAGCACACAGGTCCGCGTACAGTTTACAATTAGTTATGTTAACCCATCATCTACTCATCACTAGTAATCAG ggGTCATTAGTAGTTTGGGACGTGAGGACGGGGGAGCCTGTGCGAGAGGTAAGATTGGGCCACAAGGATGGCTGTATTTTCGTAAAACAAATGTTAGCTTTAAGGGATAGCGTAGTGTGCGACTTCGGGCGGCAGCTGCGAATAATCAGGTTCCCGTTGGTCTCTGACAAGCTAGACTAA